From Macrobrachium rosenbergii isolate ZJJX-2024 chromosome 22, ASM4041242v1, whole genome shotgun sequence, the proteins below share one genomic window:
- the LOC136850848 gene encoding leucine-rich repeat-containing protein 14-like, translating to MLSGCLYHILDYLIPHHYTPADKDVPQGKSKIQTNRSDASDDFLSLKYLSACKILEDYGTASRLLPYLPPMLFPAMLHAVAQKQFNAWNRTNCKPHHAATLSLVAIMNNWPFKEMIVRDLMPRWRNPFTSTSRRCWTITELQEDLNRFLYHFSLLVFHTYLSRFDGMKTEEKYILSKLDLSGYSGSLWDRLCLNKLEDQVMKAYKPNSSSDYHKCEFVIDVRKVELDKDMLNLLGVVCTLSLHHGAGLVVKFRNLNILSAFSKDIIPIIRLLAKNNATEYLELELCEVTNDAANSLGLMSETLVGLSLAYSHGFDSLQFIPLLSNLCQLNLSGIRLTGKLEPLCSLKTGLKYLKLVGCCITHTDLELLAKSHHTESLLQLDLSENSFNLPVNTASLCILCKKLSKVVVLELQNCKLNMVIQENLRIFVDVMKTLPELQILRLTDNDFSSRIIVEELPQLASSSALQYLCLTVPSDAYLSDDYNVTSRVIKKIQSDFTKCVETFSRNFHVEWKENVEYSHWYYSV from the exons gaTGTACCACAGGGAAAAAGCAAAATTCAGACAAACAGGAGCGACGCATCTGATGATTTTTTGAGTTTGAAATACCTTTCTGCTTGTAAGATCTTGGAGGATTATGGAACTGCTAGTCGATTGCTTCCTTATCTTCCTCCAATGCTGTTTCCAGCAATGCTTCATGCTGTTGCTCAAAAACAGTTTAATGCAT GGAACAGAACAAATTGTAAACCACACCATGCTGCAACATTGTCACTGGTAGCGATCATGAACAACTGGCCTTTCAAAGAGATGATTGTGCGAGACCTCATGCCCAGATGGCGTAATCCTTTCACTAGCACAAGCAGAAGGTGCTGGACCATAACTGAGCTTCAAGAAGACTTAAATCGGTTTTTATATCATTTCTCCCTCCTAGTGTTTCACACGTATCTCTCAAG GTTTGATGGTATGAAGACAGAAGAGAAGTATATACTATCAAAACTGGATTTGTCTGGATACAGTGGTTCTTTGTGGGACAGATTGTGTCTCAATAAGTTAGAAGATCAAGTAATGAAGGCATACAAACCAAACAGCTCATCTGATTACCACAAGT GTGAATTTGTGATAGATGTTCGTAAGGTTGAACTCGATAAAGATATGCTGAATCTGTTGGGAGTTGTCTGTACATTAAGTCTGCACCATGGAGCGGGCTTGGTGGTGAAGTTTCGAAACTTGAATATTTTGTCAGCATTTTCCAAAGATATCATTCCCATTATTCGTCTGTTGgcaaaaaat aaTGCCACAGAATATTTAGAACTAGAGTTATGTGAAGTTACAAACGATGCAGCCAACAGTCTCGGTCTCATGTCTGAAACTTTAGTTGGCCTCAGTTTGGCTTACAGTCATGGATTTGACTCCTTACAGTTCATTCCTCTTCTGTCAAATTTATGCCAGCTTAACTTGTCTGGAATACGACTTACTG GTAAACTGGAGCCTCTCTGCAGTCTTAAGACAGGACTGAAGTACTTGAAACTTGTTGGTTGCTGTATCACACATACAGATTTGGAACTGTTGGCTAAGTCACATCATACAGAGTCCCTGTTACAGTTAGACCTCAGTGAGAACTCATTTAATCTTCCAGTGAATACAGCCTCACTCTGCATCCTTTGCAAGAAATTATCAAAG GTTGTGGTATTGGAACTACAAAATTGCAAGTTAAACATGGTTATTCAGGAAAACCTGAGGATTTTTGTAGATGTCATGAAAACTTTACCAGAACTTCAGATTTTAAGACTGACTGATAATGATTTTTCCTCGAGGATTATCGTAGAGGAACTCCCACAATTAGCAAGCAGCTCAGCATTGCAGTACCTCTGCCTCACTGTACCTTCTGACGCATACCTAA GTGATGACTACAATGTAACTTCTAGAGTCATCAAGAAGATTCAGTCTGATTTCACAAAGTGTGTTGAAACTTTCTCAAGAAATTTCCATGTTGAGTGgaaagaaaatgttgaatataGTCACTGGTATTATAGTGTTTGA